ACCTGCCGATCCCCGACAGCGCGCTCGAGGACGCCTACGACCCGCCCTACTACCACCCGGGCGAGGACTCCGACGAGATCCAGTACATGCTCGAGCGTCGGCGCAAGCTCGGTGGGTTCCTGCCCGAGCGCCGCGCGCGGCCGCGCACCCTGCAGCTGCCGGCGGACAAGGTGTACGCCCCGCTGATGGAGTCGATGGGCGAGAAGACCAAGGTGGCGACCACCCAGGCCTTCGTCCGGCTGCTGCGCGACCTCATGCGCGACAAGGGGATCGGCCAGCGCATCGTGCCGATCGCCCCCGACGAGTTCCGCACCTTCGGCATGGACTCGATGTTCCCGACGGCGAAGATCTACAACCCGTACGGGCAGAACTACGAGGCGGTGGACCGCAAGCTGCTGCTCGCCTACAAGGAGTCCCAGCAGGGCCAGCTGCTGCACGAGGGCATCTCGGAGGCCGGCGCGCTGGCCTCCACCACCGCCGCCGGCACGGCCTACGCCACCCACGGCGAGCCGATGATCCCGTTCTTCATCTTCTACTCGATGTTCGGGTTCCAGCGCGTCGGCGACTTCATCTGGGCCATGGCCGACCAGCTCGGCCGCGGCTTCCTGATGGGGGCCACCGCGGGCCGCACCACGCTGACCGGTGAGGGGCTGCAGCACGCCGACGGGCACTCCCCGCTGCTGGCCAGCACCAACCCGGCGGTCGTGCACTACGACCCGGCCTTCGCCTTCGAGATCGCCCACATCGTGCGCGACGGCCTGCGCCGGATGTACGACTACGAGTCGACCGAGACCCCCGGTGGCGAGGACGTCATCTACTACCTCACCGTCTACAACGAGCCGGTCTCCCAGCCCGGCCCGCCCGAGGACGTCGACGTCGAGGGCATCCTCAAGGGCATGCACCTGTTCCGGCCGGCGCAGCAGAGCGGCGACCGGGCCCGTGCCCAGCTGCTGGCCTCCGGCGTCTCGGTACCGGCGGCCCTCGAGGCCCAGAAGGTGCTGGCCGAGGAGTACGCCGTGGACGCCGACGTGTGGTCGGTGACCTCCTGGAACGAGCTGCGCCGCGAGGCGATGGACGTCCAGGCCTGGAACTTCGACCACCCGGGCGAGGAGCCGCGCACGCCGTGGGTCACCAGCAAGCTCGCCGGGGCCGAGGGTCCGCTGGTGGCGGTCAGCGACTTCATGCGCGCCGTCCCGGACCAGATCCAGCAGTTCGTGGACGCCCCGTGGCTGGCGCTGGGCACCGACGGGTTCGGGTTCGCCGACACCCGCGCCGCGGCCCGTCGCTTCTTCCAGACCGACGCGGAGTCGATCGTCGTGGCCACCCTCCTCTCGCTGGAGAAGCAGGGCGCCTACCGCGAGGGCGCAGCCGCCGAGGCCTACGAGAAGTACGGCCTGGGCGACCCGACCTCGGCCTACGGCGTCACCCAGGAGGGTGCAGGCGCCTGAGCGAGCCCGCCGCACCGCAGGTCGGCGAGCGGGTCTCGATCCGCTACCGGCTCGCCGACGCCCCTCCCGGGGGGCCGCACCTCACCGACGTGGTCGGTGAGGTGCTGCGCGTCTCCGACAGGGAGGTGCTGGTGGCCGGACGCCGCGGCGACGTCGTGGTGGCGTGGCGGCAGGTGGTGGCCTGCCGCCGGGTCCCACCGCCCCCGCTGCCCGAGCCGCACCGCCGGGTCGACGTCGAGGAGATGACCCGGGTCGCGTCCCGCGGCTGGCCCGCGGTGCGCACCGAGCCCCTCGGGGACTGGCAGCTGCGCTGGAGCGACGGCTTCACCCGGCGTGGCAGCTCGGTGCTGGCCGTCGGCGGTCCGGGCACCGGCCACGGCGCGGCGCTGGACGCCGTGGTCGACTGGTACGCCGCGCTGGGCCGTCCCGCCCTGGTGCAGCTGGCCGACTCGCCGCTCGCCGACGTCCTGGCCCCCGACCTGGCCGCCCGCGGCTTCGTGCCCGCCCACGAGACGCTGCTGATGACCGCGCCGTCGGCGACCGTGGCCGTGGAGGACGACCGGGTGGTCTGGGCCGACGTCCTCGAGCCGGTCTGGGAGCGGGCCTACGCCCGGCAGCGACCCGGTGCCCCGGAGGCGGCCCGCCAGGTGCTCGG
The sequence above is a segment of the Auraticoccus monumenti genome. Coding sequences within it:
- the aceE gene encoding pyruvate dehydrogenase (acetyl-transferring), homodimeric type, coding for MARPGERPGITAEGIPSQLPDIDPEETQEWLDSLDGMLDEKGKQRARYIMLKLIEHAREKQVGLPALRSSDYINTIPPEDEPWFPGDEHTERRIRAFIRWNAAIMVSKANRKGLEVGGHIASYQSAASLYEVGFNHFFRGKDHAGGGDHVLIQGHASPGIYSRAYLEGRLTTDHLDSFRQEVSRGKGNGLSSYPHPRSMPGFWEFPTVSMGIGPMNAIYQARFNRYMQHRGITDTSDQHVWAFLGDGEMGEPESLGAIGVASREGLDNLTFVINCNLQQLDGPVRGNGKIVQELESQFRGAGWHVIKVLWGRDWDPLLAMDSDGALVNKMNTTPDGQFQTYSVEDGAYARQHFFDDPRLQKMVKDMSDDDIKKLSRGGHDYRKVYAAFKAAQEHVGQPTVILAQTVKGWTIDALEAKNATHQMKKLTTKDLKAFRDRLYLPIPDSALEDAYDPPYYHPGEDSDEIQYMLERRRKLGGFLPERRARPRTLQLPADKVYAPLMESMGEKTKVATTQAFVRLLRDLMRDKGIGQRIVPIAPDEFRTFGMDSMFPTAKIYNPYGQNYEAVDRKLLLAYKESQQGQLLHEGISEAGALASTTAAGTAYATHGEPMIPFFIFYSMFGFQRVGDFIWAMADQLGRGFLMGATAGRTTLTGEGLQHADGHSPLLASTNPAVVHYDPAFAFEIAHIVRDGLRRMYDYESTETPGGEDVIYYLTVYNEPVSQPGPPEDVDVEGILKGMHLFRPAQQSGDRARAQLLASGVSVPAALEAQKVLAEEYAVDADVWSVTSWNELRREAMDVQAWNFDHPGEEPRTPWVTSKLAGAEGPLVAVSDFMRAVPDQIQQFVDAPWLALGTDGFGFADTRAAARRFFQTDAESIVVATLLSLEKQGAYREGAAAEAYEKYGLGDPTSAYGVTQEGAGA
- a CDS encoding GNAT family N-acetyltransferase translates to MSEPAAPQVGERVSIRYRLADAPPGGPHLTDVVGEVLRVSDREVLVAGRRGDVVVAWRQVVACRRVPPPPLPEPHRRVDVEEMTRVASRGWPAVRTEPLGDWQLRWSDGFTRRGSSVLAVGGPGTGHGAALDAVVDWYAALGRPALVQLADSPLADVLAPDLAARGFVPAHETLLMTAPSATVAVEDDRVVWADVLEPVWERAYARQRPGAPEAARQVLGAAGASFARVEEDGRVVAVGRLTVDGGWGGLSCIWVDPALRRRGLATSLTRALAARARREGAGSLYLQVEADNAAALVLYQRLGFTEHHRYRYWEQSQAAS